The Acidianus manzaensis genome has a window encoding:
- a CDS encoding HAD family hydrolase produces MKYAIWLDGVILDVDTTEALYSIYKNNQNVNIPISLKVHEDWSNFYSTLKKVGEENIIIMSPYNKETTLEILKKINLNLKYIPNSGKTKPSKEPFTKLDADPLDLIVIGSSPLDLLSARFYDSRIKVLCVKRYSDCSKYSPFLYSKDLTELGNMMLKMKLL; encoded by the coding sequence ATGAAATATGCGATATGGTTAGATGGCGTTATCTTAGATGTAGATACTACAGAGGCATTATATTCCATTTATAAGAATAATCAAAACGTAAATATACCAATTAGTCTCAAAGTACATGAAGATTGGAGTAACTTTTATTCTACATTGAAAAAAGTTGGAGAAGAAAATATCATTATAATGTCACCATATAATAAAGAAACTACATTAGAAATTTTGAAAAAAATTAACCTAAATTTGAAGTATATACCTAATTCAGGAAAAACTAAACCATCAAAAGAGCCTTTCACTAAACTAGATGCAGATCCTTTAGATCTCATAGTAATTGGTTCTTCACCTTTAGATTTACTTTCAGCCAGATTTTACGATTCTAGAATAAAAGTACTATGTGTAAAAAGATACTCAGACTGCTCTAAATATAGTCCATTCCTTTATTCTAAAGATTTAACAGAATTAGGGAATATGATGCTCAAAATGAAATTACTATAA
- a CDS encoding glycine cleavage system protein H — MTEVYGFKFPEDLLYDAEKHVWAKVEGNVITLGITDLGQYMIGRIFSVEAKSVGDKVNSRTPVFTLESAKWVGKFRFPMEGEIIDINKDLTEHPEKINEDPYGAWIVKVKVENVPNNFKPLSEVKNYFEKEGQRIAKR; from the coding sequence ATGACCGAAGTTTATGGGTTCAAATTTCCGGAAGACTTGCTATACGATGCAGAAAAACACGTATGGGCTAAAGTAGAAGGAAATGTAATTACGTTAGGAATAACAGATTTGGGGCAATATATGATTGGAAGAATTTTTTCAGTTGAAGCCAAGAGTGTAGGAGATAAAGTAAACTCAAGAACACCAGTATTTACACTGGAAAGCGCTAAGTGGGTTGGAAAGTTTAGATTTCCAATGGAAGGAGAAATAATTGATATTAATAAAGATTTGACTGAACATCCAGAGAAGATTAATGAAGATCCTTATGGTGCCTGGATAGTAAAAGTAAAAGTCGAGAATGTGCCTAATAATTTTAAGCCTTTATCAGAAGTCAAGAACTATTTTGAGAAAGAGGGTCAAAGAATTGCTAAGCGATAA
- a CDS encoding MFS transporter gives MDKLSKLTFISLLITYFIGGLELTVAGSLNQVIADSLHSSSFAGTVLSSYLIGGVVGSFFFGFLADKFGRKKTLEIGLLLFVISSVIITVSQNIFEVIILLAIQGFAINGDGVAGSSLIVEESPTRLRGRLFVVLSTIWFLGDMVASLLGLYLLSAFPSYLAWRISFAIAGVIVVPFSLVRFMLKESTVWESFGKRKVSIGKAKNLLLSLIIISSIDSIVTYVFPFLIIPDFIGPSLGFNTVQSAKFTDEAIVVATILSIIGGFTAVQFLIDKLSRKNSVLLGHLYMLGGFAIMLIGLGSSLFVIGDFGLISFLSPLGLFAISLLSVESFPSSIRGKVNGLVSGISSIVSSISPLIYYYLGGIGVRNLVLSLVGLIGIAVITIFFAEIKDTRKNEISEIEKYYNEIKT, from the coding sequence ATGGATAAGTTAAGTAAATTAACTTTCATTAGTCTATTAATAACTTATTTTATAGGAGGATTAGAATTAACAGTAGCTGGAAGTTTAAATCAAGTAATAGCAGATTCGTTACATTCTAGCTCTTTTGCAGGGACTGTCCTTTCATCTTACTTAATAGGAGGAGTTGTAGGTTCATTTTTCTTTGGATTTTTAGCTGATAAATTTGGCAGAAAAAAGACATTAGAAATAGGTTTGCTTCTTTTTGTAATATCATCGGTTATAATAACTGTTTCACAAAATATATTCGAAGTTATTATTCTTTTAGCTATTCAAGGGTTTGCTATTAATGGAGATGGAGTAGCAGGATCTTCACTAATAGTAGAAGAATCACCAACTAGATTAAGGGGTAGGTTATTTGTCGTACTTTCTACTATATGGTTTTTAGGCGATATGGTAGCGAGCTTATTAGGGCTATATTTACTTTCAGCTTTTCCTTCTTATCTAGCCTGGAGGATAAGTTTTGCAATTGCTGGAGTTATAGTTGTTCCTTTCTCCCTCGTTAGATTTATGTTAAAGGAAAGTACTGTATGGGAGAGTTTTGGAAAAAGGAAAGTATCTATTGGAAAAGCAAAAAATCTTCTCTTATCTTTGATAATAATATCTTCTATAGATTCAATTGTAACTTATGTGTTTCCTTTCCTTATTATACCAGACTTTATAGGTCCATCATTAGGTTTCAACACGGTGCAGTCAGCTAAATTCACGGATGAAGCAATTGTAGTTGCTACAATACTTTCTATTATAGGGGGATTTACTGCAGTTCAGTTTTTAATTGATAAACTAAGTAGAAAGAATTCTGTTCTTCTAGGTCATCTTTATATGTTGGGTGGTTTTGCAATAATGTTAATCGGTTTAGGAAGTTCTCTCTTTGTCATAGGTGATTTTGGTTTGATTTCATTCTTATCTCCTTTAGGCTTGTTTGCAATTTCTTTGCTTAGTGTAGAATCATTTCCTTCTTCAATAAGGGGTAAAGTTAATGGATTGGTTTCAGGGATTTCTAGTATAGTGTCTTCAATTTCTCCTCTCATCTATTACTATTTGGGAGGTATTGGAGTGAGAAATTTAGTTTTATCTTTAGTTGGTTTAATAGGTATTGCTGTAATAACAATATTTTTTGCTGAAATTAAAGATACTAGAAAGAATGAAATAAGTGAAATAGAGAAATATTATAACGAAATTAAAACATAA
- a CDS encoding MFS transporter, with amino-acid sequence MLKVNIAQFFGYLLDSYDFTIITILSPFFAKLFLPLGFSFISILLSYGFTVIFRPLGSITLGILGDKIGRRDSLVISMLGISASIILTPFIPPYDKIGILSLVFFILVRIMVGIFTGGEYSNGYTFVEEWSSKQNKGISGAFVQSGFGIGSVLATLLIILAETYFGKNFFIYGWKYLFLLGSLIAIIAFWIRLDTQETPEFKEARKDKYPFKDSIKQGRKIGVLLFWFAGMMALALSFFQFTPVLLEESYGKLGEIIYAIAMIFTFPSVILFGKYYTTKLISYWGILVAILAIPLFYLLHFNNFLLDLVVSSVIGITTQAIWGSVPSLVTSAFSTIIRSTSTGLTVSLGMALGLWYTFAVSLTGDIWISSGIYLAVGGLLVFLSSKKFYILNS; translated from the coding sequence ATGCTAAAAGTTAATATAGCTCAATTCTTCGGATATCTTCTAGATTCTTATGATTTTACAATAATTACTATTTTATCTCCATTTTTTGCGAAACTTTTTCTTCCTTTAGGGTTTAGTTTTATCAGTATATTATTATCGTATGGTTTTACAGTAATTTTCAGGCCTTTAGGTTCAATAACTTTAGGAATATTAGGAGATAAAATAGGAAGAAGAGACTCCTTAGTTATTTCCATGTTAGGAATAAGTGCAAGTATTATACTTACTCCTTTTATTCCTCCTTATGATAAGATAGGAATATTATCTTTGGTATTCTTCATTTTAGTAAGGATAATGGTAGGAATATTTACTGGAGGAGAGTATTCTAATGGTTACACTTTTGTGGAGGAATGGAGTAGTAAACAAAATAAAGGAATTTCAGGAGCTTTTGTTCAAAGCGGTTTTGGAATAGGATCAGTATTGGCTACACTTTTGATAATTTTAGCTGAAACTTATTTTGGAAAGAACTTTTTCATTTATGGGTGGAAATATCTTTTTCTCTTAGGTTCGTTAATAGCTATTATAGCTTTTTGGATAAGACTTGATACTCAAGAAACTCCAGAATTTAAAGAGGCTAGAAAAGATAAATATCCATTTAAAGATTCTATAAAACAAGGAAGAAAAATAGGTGTTCTTCTATTTTGGTTTGCTGGAATGATGGCTCTTGCCTTATCTTTCTTCCAATTCACTCCGGTTTTATTGGAAGAAAGTTATGGAAAACTTGGAGAAATAATATATGCTATAGCTATGATTTTCACTTTTCCTTCAGTGATATTATTTGGAAAATATTATACCACAAAACTTATTTCCTATTGGGGTATTTTGGTAGCTATACTAGCAATACCTTTATTCTATTTGTTACATTTTAATAATTTTTTATTAGACTTAGTTGTGTCATCAGTAATAGGAATAACTACGCAAGCAATTTGGGGCTCAGTTCCTTCTTTAGTTACTTCAGCTTTTTCAACTATTATAAGATCCACTTCAACTGGTTTGACAGTTTCTCTTGGAATGGCATTAGGTTTATGGTACACTTTTGCAGTATCATTAACTGGAGACATCTGGATATCATCTGGAATATACTTAGCAGTTGGAGGTCTCCTAGTATTCTTATCCTCTAAGAAATTTTATATCTTAAACTCATAA
- a CDS encoding lipoate--protein ligase family protein, which translates to MNWYITFFPKVSPWHMMTASSLVDMLSKKLDGNIIGIIEPTDTPFISVGYHQDISREVNVELCNNLKIPVIRRETGGGTVIITKNQQGYRIAIKEKFSSIKELYSTYLQPVLQTIRDFGLPAELRGQDILVNKKKISGNGAVSLENSVVITGSVILRNDLTRYVDCLQISEEKFKDKIAKSMDEWITGIFDELHDTVNFRERLIQNFQKYWNPKEYKLQDEDFQAWNNFINELKKEQGDRHKLNDVNSCFKVSSKVFLCHIDKKFDKLIRVTVKIIDDEFSEVEISGDFFVIPREFITELEKALIGKKLTEYENVISSKFEENPKIYGFNKEQLLEVFSEIMSLRYKIS; encoded by the coding sequence GTGAATTGGTACATTACATTCTTTCCTAAAGTAAGTCCTTGGCACATGATGACAGCGTCAAGCTTAGTTGACATGTTAAGTAAAAAACTTGATGGGAACATAATAGGGATAATTGAACCTACTGATACTCCATTTATTAGCGTAGGATATCATCAAGACATTAGTAGAGAAGTCAACGTTGAACTTTGTAACAATTTGAAAATACCAGTTATTAGGCGAGAAACCGGTGGTGGAACAGTGATAATAACTAAAAATCAACAAGGTTATAGAATAGCAATTAAAGAAAAATTCTCTTCAATTAAAGAGCTTTATTCGACGTATTTACAACCAGTTCTTCAAACTATTAGAGATTTTGGATTACCAGCAGAATTAAGAGGACAGGATATCTTAGTTAACAAAAAGAAAATTAGTGGAAACGGAGCAGTATCTTTAGAAAATAGCGTCGTAATTACAGGTAGCGTTATACTCAGGAACGACTTAACAAGATATGTTGATTGTCTACAAATTTCAGAAGAAAAATTCAAAGATAAAATAGCTAAATCAATGGACGAATGGATAACTGGGATTTTTGATGAATTACATGATACTGTTAATTTTAGAGAGAGACTTATACAAAATTTCCAAAAATATTGGAATCCTAAAGAATACAAACTACAAGATGAGGATTTCCAAGCATGGAATAATTTCATTAATGAACTAAAGAAAGAACAAGGTGATAGACATAAACTTAATGATGTTAATTCTTGCTTTAAAGTTTCTAGCAAAGTATTTTTATGTCATATTGATAAAAAATTTGATAAGTTGATTCGTGTAACAGTTAAAATCATTGATGATGAGTTTTCTGAGGTAGAGATTTCAGGTGATTTCTTCGTAATCCCTAGAGAATTTATAACTGAGCTAGAAAAAGCGCTAATTGGCAAAAAGTTAACTGAATATGAAAATGTTATTTCTTCAAAGTTCGAGGAAAATCCTAAAATCTACGGTTTTAATAAAGAACAATTGCTTGAAGTCTTCTCAGAGATTATGAGTTTAAGATATAAAATTTCTTAG
- a CDS encoding lipoyl protein ligase domain-containing protein: MQEFRFIVERGTQDKILAGEEALLESVASGNSPILRFVIFDPTAVLLGYHQAAEQEIHLDKVKEKGWLVGRRPTGGGTIIMGPDQLGWEIYAESSLLGGTVESAIQRSADGVIKTLEKLNIKANFRPKNDVEVNGRKISGIGAFSFGKYMAVTGTILVNFNVDDMVSTMKLSSEKMKDKITKDFKERITWINKELNSNISMNNVIELAKSSFEESMNVKLVESSYTQEEIENIKDLQTKYSSYEWIFGLRKPLEGEGLKYGEMKFPGGLVKAQVKMAGKDIIESILITGDFFVEPKRAIYDLEARLKWSKKEEIPKEIEDWYKDVKIIGITKDQLIQFLEGVCK; the protein is encoded by the coding sequence GTGCAGGAATTTAGGTTTATAGTAGAGAGAGGAACTCAAGACAAGATATTAGCTGGAGAAGAAGCATTGCTAGAATCAGTAGCTTCTGGAAATAGCCCAATACTTAGATTTGTTATATTTGATCCAACTGCAGTACTTTTAGGATACCATCAAGCTGCAGAACAAGAAATTCATCTTGATAAGGTGAAAGAAAAAGGTTGGTTAGTAGGAAGAAGACCTACGGGAGGAGGAACTATAATAATGGGTCCAGACCAGTTAGGATGGGAAATATATGCAGAATCAAGTCTTCTAGGGGGAACAGTAGAATCTGCTATCCAAAGATCAGCAGATGGAGTAATAAAAACTTTGGAAAAACTCAATATAAAAGCAAATTTCAGACCTAAAAACGATGTAGAAGTAAATGGTAGAAAAATCTCTGGAATAGGCGCATTTTCTTTCGGGAAGTATATGGCAGTAACTGGAACAATCCTTGTAAATTTCAATGTAGATGATATGGTAAGTACAATGAAGTTAAGCTCTGAGAAAATGAAAGATAAAATAACCAAAGATTTTAAGGAAAGAATAACCTGGATAAATAAAGAATTAAATTCCAATATTTCAATGAATAACGTCATTGAGCTAGCTAAATCCTCCTTCGAAGAATCTATGAACGTGAAATTGGTAGAATCTTCTTATACACAAGAAGAAATTGAAAATATAAAAGATTTACAAACTAAATATTCATCATATGAATGGATATTTGGTTTAAGAAAACCACTAGAAGGAGAAGGATTAAAATATGGAGAAATGAAATTCCCTGGAGGATTAGTAAAAGCTCAGGTAAAAATGGCTGGGAAAGACATAATAGAATCCATACTAATTACTGGAGACTTCTTTGTAGAACCTAAGAGAGCAATATATGATCTAGAAGCAAGATTGAAATGGAGCAAAAAAGAAGAGATTCCTAAGGAAATAGAAGATTGGTATAAGGATGTTAAGATTATTGGAATAACAAAAGATCAATTAATACAGTTTTTGGAGGGAGTTTGTAAATGA
- a CDS encoding radical SAM protein, with translation MKPVFFYAPALKKYETDYITSEKGWKPISVTGNYCAFNCKHCETRVLEGMEDGSTKEKFSNLMEKIYKEGYEGVILSGGSTPRGDVPIWKYTEILKKYPITKIAHTGVIKTQEIADRLKEAGIQIALLDMVGDNDTIKDILGQPFTVEDYLNSFKFLKKAGIKIAPHVIMGLSKKGFEGDMHALDLLKEVNPDAVIIVGLMPLVGTQMKNAREPSPEELSLALKKARDSFNVPIMLGCARPRGKAYAKVEKEAVEEGIEGIAFPTEETIEYAKQIGRKIILSNACCGNIIHDFLLRVSVS, from the coding sequence ATGAAACCAGTATTCTTTTATGCTCCTGCTCTTAAAAAATATGAAACAGACTATATAACTTCAGAAAAAGGTTGGAAACCAATATCAGTTACTGGCAATTATTGTGCATTTAACTGTAAGCATTGTGAAACAAGAGTATTAGAAGGAATGGAAGATGGATCAACTAAAGAGAAATTTTCAAATTTAATGGAAAAAATATATAAAGAAGGCTATGAAGGCGTAATTTTGTCAGGAGGTTCGACTCCTAGGGGAGACGTGCCTATATGGAAATATACTGAAATATTAAAGAAATATCCAATTACAAAGATTGCTCATACTGGAGTAATAAAGACTCAAGAGATTGCAGATAGATTGAAAGAAGCTGGAATACAAATAGCATTACTGGATATGGTTGGAGATAACGATACAATTAAAGATATTTTAGGTCAGCCATTTACAGTAGAAGATTATTTAAATTCTTTCAAATTCTTAAAAAAAGCTGGAATAAAAATAGCTCCTCACGTTATAATGGGGTTAAGTAAAAAAGGATTTGAAGGAGATATGCATGCTTTAGATTTACTAAAAGAAGTAAATCCAGATGCAGTAATAATTGTAGGATTAATGCCATTAGTTGGAACTCAAATGAAAAATGCTAGAGAACCTTCACCTGAAGAATTATCCCTTGCCTTAAAAAAGGCAAGAGACTCATTTAATGTTCCAATCATGTTAGGTTGTGCTAGACCAAGAGGAAAAGCCTATGCTAAAGTGGAAAAAGAAGCCGTAGAAGAAGGAATAGAAGGAATAGCATTTCCAACAGAAGAAACTATAGAATATGCTAAACAAATTGGAAGAAAAATTATTTTAAGTAATGCTTGTTGTGGAAATATTATTCATGACTTCTTATTAAGGGTGTCCGTATCATGA